One segment of Panicum virgatum strain AP13 chromosome 1K, P.virgatum_v5, whole genome shotgun sequence DNA contains the following:
- the LOC120698185 gene encoding uncharacterized protein LOC120698185 — translation MRINGLKSHDYHIWIERLLSMMVQGYLPDYVWQVLAELSNFFRQLCAKELSRAVIADMEKMAPVLLCKLEKIFPPAFFNLMQHLLLHLPYEARLGRPVQNCCCYSIERCQKVLRTKCKNKCKIEASIVEAYILKVSNFTTKYYGEKLPSVHNPPPRYNAGDNESSLSIFRGQFESASDARYKTLNYEEWRHNMFYLLINLSEVEPYIGKFHHQFWRHSRPPTPKESDALLKNGAGNSQPDFISWFKQKVIESRCQAVARCLT, via the exons atgcgaatcaatgggctcaagagtcatgactaccacatatggattgagcggcttctttCGATGATGGTTCAAGGATACCTCCCTGATTATGTCTGGCAAGTGCTGGCAGAGTTGAGCAATTTTTTTCGGCAactttgtgctaaggagttatctcgggCCGTAATTGCGGACATGGAAAAAATGGCTCCTGTGTTGCTATGTAAGCTTGAGAAGATATTTCCACCCGCCTTCTTCAATTTGATGCAGCATTTGCTTCTGCACCTCCCGTATGAGGCACGATTGGGGAGGCCTGTGCAGAATTGTTGTTGCTATTCAATCGAGAGATGTCAGAAAGTTCTTCGAacaaaatgtaaaaataaatgcaaaatcgAAGCTTCCATTGTAGAGGCATATATTCTCAaggtgtcaaacttcacaaCTAAATACTATGGTGAGAAGCTTCCtagcgtgcataatccacccccTCGTTACAATGCTGGCGATAATGAATCGAGCCTCAGCATTTTTCGAGGGCAATTTGAAAGTGCAAGTGATGCGAGGTACAAGACTTTGAACTATGAAGAGTGGCGCCATAAcatgttttatttgttgatCAACCTTTCCGAGGTGGAGCCATACATAGG GAAATTTCATCATCAATTCTGGCGTCACTCAAGGCCTCCTACCCCGAAGGAATCGGATGCCCTTCTTAAAAATGGCGCGGGAAATTCACAGCccgatttcatttcttggttcaaacaGAAG GTCATTGAATCGAGATGCCAGGCGGTGGCAAGATGTCTTACCTGA